A single window of Ignavibacteriales bacterium DNA harbors:
- a CDS encoding response regulator transcription factor, with protein MKLILIEDEKDLAKTISSYLKEEQYNIDNAFTYEEALSLINIYEYDCALVDLMLPDGNGLDLIKIIKEVNRQCGIIIISAKESLDDKIYGLNTGADDYITKPFHLAELNARIKSLIRRKQFDGGNRIEINELTIDIDKRELLINQTQVELTRREFDLLLFFISNKERVLNKEAIVEHVWGENANAFDNYDFVYTHVKNLRKKLKENNAEDYLKSVYGIGYKFTLK; from the coding sequence ATGAAACTTATTCTAATAGAAGATGAAAAGGATTTAGCCAAAACAATCTCCTCTTATCTAAAAGAGGAACAGTACAATATTGATAACGCATTTACATACGAAGAAGCATTAAGTCTTATAAATATTTATGAATATGACTGCGCACTGGTTGATCTGATGCTGCCCGATGGAAACGGTCTCGACCTAATAAAAATTATTAAAGAGGTGAATCGGCAATGCGGAATTATAATAATTTCAGCAAAGGAATCTCTAGACGACAAGATTTACGGGCTTAACACAGGTGCGGATGATTATATTACCAAGCCGTTTCATCTTGCAGAGTTGAATGCTAGGATTAAATCTCTGATCAGACGAAAACAATTCGACGGCGGGAATAGAATTGAAATAAACGAACTGACTATAGACATCGACAAGAGGGAACTGCTGATCAATCAAACGCAAGTAGAACTTACGCGACGGGAATTTGATCTCCTTTTATTTTTTATAAGTAATAAAGAAAGAGTATTGAATAAAGAAGCAATAGTTGAGCATGTATGGGGAGAAAACGCGAACGCGTTTGATAACTACGATTTTGTTTACACTCATGTTAAAAATTTGAGGAAGAAGTTAAAAGAAAATAATGCCGAAGATTATCTTAAATCGGTTTACGGTATTGGATATAAATTTACATTGAAATGA
- a CDS encoding HAMP domain-containing sensor histidine kinase has protein sequence MNTAILFIAGLFAIYFSVDWIIADRADKQLKDTSKEVRYKLSQGIKIEYSPLIEIESVPNDLHLSSTYKDTLIYFQGKKETEEYRQYTVYKEVNDKNYKITVRASLIEKEDLFSAILLILSAILILLLIVLTIINRYTAGKIFKPFYNNLKNLEKFSLQKNRPPVLDDSNIDEFNELKKSLMGLSGKALKEYRSLKEFSEDLAHELQTPVAVIKAKTEMLLQKEFMDNETTENLQVIITNTDRLDKLNRSLILLARLETAELFPSSKIRLCEKLEKVAENYSDIANSKEIVVHLNTQSSFELEFNENLIDILLSNLISNAIKHNITGGELIIELTGSLLTIKNNGKEPKQNPENYFKRFSYDEKSQSSLGLGLAIAKKICDLYKIKIEYLFEKPFHIVRVNFNLVN, from the coding sequence ATGAATACGGCAATCCTTTTTATTGCTGGATTGTTTGCTATTTATTTTTCGGTTGATTGGATTATAGCGGATAGAGCAGATAAACAGCTGAAGGATACAAGTAAAGAAGTGCGGTATAAATTGAGCCAGGGAATCAAAATTGAATATTCCCCATTAATTGAAATAGAATCAGTTCCTAACGATCTTCATCTTAGCTCTACTTATAAGGATACACTTATTTATTTCCAAGGTAAAAAGGAAACCGAAGAATACAGGCAATATACTGTCTATAAAGAAGTAAATGATAAAAATTATAAGATAACCGTACGCGCATCTTTAATAGAAAAGGAAGATCTATTCTCTGCTATACTCCTAATTTTATCGGCAATTCTTATACTACTTCTAATCGTACTTACAATAATCAACAGATACACGGCAGGAAAAATATTTAAACCGTTTTACAATAATCTTAAAAATCTAGAAAAATTCTCACTGCAAAAAAACAGACCACCTGTTCTCGATGATTCAAATATTGACGAGTTTAACGAATTAAAAAAATCCCTTATGGGCTTATCCGGAAAAGCTTTGAAGGAGTACCGATCATTAAAAGAATTCTCGGAAGATTTGGCGCACGAGTTACAAACTCCTGTTGCAGTGATTAAGGCGAAGACTGAGATGCTGCTTCAAAAGGAATTTATGGATAATGAAACTACCGAAAATCTTCAAGTTATCATTACTAATACAGACAGGCTTGACAAACTTAACCGTTCCCTCATACTTTTAGCTAGACTTGAAACTGCCGAACTTTTCCCTTCTAGTAAAATACGTTTATGTGAAAAACTTGAAAAAGTTGCAGAGAATTACTCTGATATAGCAAATTCAAAAGAAATTGTTGTTCACCTCAATACACAATCAAGTTTTGAATTGGAATTCAATGAGAATTTGATTGACATACTCCTAAGCAATTTGATCTCAAATGCAATCAAACATAACATAACCGGTGGAGAATTAATTATTGAATTGACGGGTTCTCTTTTGACAATCAAGAATAATGGGAAAGAGCCGAAGCAAAATCCAGAGAACTACTTCAAAAGGTTTTCATATGATGAGAAATCTCAAAGCTCTTTAGGGTTAGGATTGGCAATTGCCAAGAAGATATGCGACCTCTACAAAATCAAAATAGAATACTTATTTGAAAAACCGTTCCATATCGTTAGAGTGAATTTCAATCTTGTTAATTAG